A window of the Apostichopus japonicus isolate 1M-3 chromosome 8, ASM3797524v1, whole genome shotgun sequence genome harbors these coding sequences:
- the LOC139972100 gene encoding putative hydrolase RBBP9: MACEKIVILPGNGCANVDVKSCNWYPWVQNQLKQTIGLEVLLENMPDPDVGRESLWIPFMKDKLHCDEKTLLIGHSTGAVAAMRYAENNKVFGIVLVAPCVTDGGDETERLSGYFSRPWEWEKIISNAELRIAFGSSNDPLLSWSEIEEVMDKLKTDSYKYTDRGHFSGDSTFKEIVDALTVALKK; this comes from the exons ATGGCGTGTGAAAAGATCGTAATTCTTCCAGGGAACGGGTGCGCAAATGTTGATGTGAAGAGTTGCAACTGGTACCCATGGGTGCAAAACCAACTGAAACAG ACTATAGGGCTTGAAGTTCTCCTTGAAAACATGCCTGATCCAG ATGTTGGAAGAGAAAGTCTTTGGATTCCATTTATGAAAGATAAACTACATTGTGATGAGAAAACTCTACTTATTGGTCACAGTACAGGAGCTGTAGCAGCAATGAG ATATGCTGAAAACAACAAGGTGTTTGGAATAGTTCTTGTCGCACCGTGTGTAACAGATGGAGGTGATGAAACAGAGAGATTAAGTG gATACTTCAGCCGGCCCTGGGAATGGGAGAAAATCATATCGAATGCAGAGCTCAGAATTGCATTCGGATCTTCCAATGACCCTCTTCTGTCCTGGTCTGAAATAGAAGAAGTTATGGACAAACTGAAAACagattcatataaatatacagataGAGGACATTTTAGTGGGGATAGCACTtttaaagaaattgttgatGCTTTAACAGTTGCACTGAAGAAATAA